A region of Pyxidicoccus parkwaysis DNA encodes the following proteins:
- a CDS encoding AAA family ATPase: MATRKSEDQERLIDRDLTALAREGKLPAAHGVDAAVTEVLGLLTRGGKHPLLAGEPGVGKSALVQEVARRIAEGRVDADLAQGRLVEVSVANILARSTQRQAAESFEELLAHLGRHSCPIVYIRDLPAALGGPLAPVAVRALRTGGLRFIFETEPKRVQELLRSDEALAERLHLLPLHEPPLEKARWVLGRVAEELEKELRLPIDPAACDLALRLSSKFLLAQRMPRKAIELLKETAAEAAGAAKDHVGPEDVLTRFCSATRLPRFVVDDAMPLDLDETERFFGERLLGQTDAVGAVLRSVALLKAGLNDPRRPLGVFLFAGPTGVGKTQLAKLLAEYLFGSADRLVRLNMADYPNDGDESVPFGAAWAPALETRRGELSALLDGKVFTVLLLDEFEKAARSVHDRFLQLFDEGTFVNGAGETVSCNNTLIVATSNVGAEVYRESGMGFVGHKRSEEMVTEVDRRIGEAFRPEFLNRFDAICHFRPLSKVDIRKIAQREVGRVLEREGIRARSLDVEVTPQVVDLLVERGYSPQFGARYLQREIEKTLTAALAVEIARKPLPPGTPVRVEARPGGRVVAVAEPAPPSPSPTAQLLLPSARAAPVKRRLDRKSLLFEMDRLVGKTRALAVSSGRPELETRRAALLAETQAPNLWDDPTRAAEVIRAFRSVEAHLNELERLEAACLFARRLVREAKNEVQLASAAKQVEDVAREVQMAEALHASGATQQDNEALVDICASDSAEAQDAWVQELATMYLGWAQRRGYEAVAVAEAEEPARVVVRIAGPGAFGFLAGEAGLHRRLEDEKRQRAYVRVHRGGALSDDIMELLDVQGRPVKSHEGSYLQRVRTEVTVKDESTGRVLTLTGASELDELKDIAARVVAGQGGSTDEARRYYVGRGARVEDPRTGAGSPRVKDVMRGELDVFIAAWISRPPAEPPAMGS, encoded by the coding sequence CTGCTGGCGGGCGAGCCCGGTGTAGGCAAGAGCGCGCTCGTGCAGGAGGTGGCGCGCCGCATCGCGGAAGGGCGCGTGGACGCCGACCTGGCCCAGGGACGGCTGGTGGAGGTGTCCGTCGCCAACATCCTCGCGCGCAGCACGCAGCGCCAGGCCGCGGAGAGCTTCGAGGAACTTCTCGCGCACCTGGGGCGTCACTCCTGTCCCATCGTCTACATCCGGGATTTGCCGGCGGCCCTCGGAGGCCCGCTGGCCCCGGTGGCCGTGCGGGCGCTGCGCACCGGCGGACTGCGATTCATCTTCGAGACCGAGCCCAAGCGCGTGCAGGAGTTGCTGCGCTCGGACGAGGCCCTGGCCGAGCGGCTCCACCTGCTGCCCCTGCACGAGCCTCCGCTGGAGAAGGCGCGCTGGGTGCTGGGCCGCGTGGCGGAGGAACTGGAGAAGGAGCTGCGGCTGCCCATCGACCCGGCCGCGTGTGACCTCGCGCTGCGGCTGTCGTCCAAGTTCCTCCTCGCGCAGCGGATGCCGCGCAAGGCGATTGAACTGCTGAAGGAGACGGCGGCGGAGGCCGCGGGCGCGGCGAAGGACCATGTCGGCCCCGAGGACGTGCTCACCCGCTTCTGCTCCGCCACGCGCCTGCCCCGCTTCGTGGTGGACGACGCGATGCCGTTGGATTTGGACGAGACGGAGCGCTTCTTCGGGGAGCGGCTGCTCGGCCAGACGGACGCGGTGGGCGCGGTGCTGCGCTCGGTGGCGCTGCTGAAGGCGGGCCTCAATGACCCGCGCCGCCCTCTGGGCGTGTTCCTCTTCGCGGGCCCCACGGGCGTGGGCAAGACGCAGCTCGCGAAGCTTTTGGCGGAGTACCTCTTCGGCTCGGCGGACAGGCTGGTGCGCCTGAACATGGCGGACTACCCCAACGACGGCGACGAGAGCGTCCCCTTCGGCGCGGCGTGGGCCCCGGCCCTGGAGACGCGGCGCGGAGAATTGAGCGCGCTCTTGGACGGCAAGGTGTTCACCGTGCTGCTGCTCGACGAGTTCGAGAAGGCGGCGCGCAGCGTGCACGACCGCTTCCTCCAGCTCTTCGACGAGGGCACCTTCGTCAACGGAGCGGGCGAGACGGTGTCGTGCAACAACACGCTCATCGTCGCCACGTCCAACGTGGGCGCGGAGGTGTACCGCGAGTCCGGCATGGGCTTCGTGGGCCACAAGCGCTCGGAGGAGATGGTGACGGAGGTGGACCGCCGCATCGGTGAGGCCTTCCGCCCGGAGTTCCTCAACCGCTTCGACGCCATCTGCCACTTCCGGCCGCTGTCCAAGGTGGACATCCGCAAGATTGCGCAGCGCGAGGTGGGCCGCGTGCTGGAGCGCGAGGGCATCCGCGCGCGCTCGCTGGACGTGGAGGTGACGCCGCAGGTGGTGGACCTGCTGGTGGAGCGCGGCTACTCGCCGCAGTTCGGCGCGCGCTACCTGCAGCGTGAAATCGAGAAGACGCTCACCGCGGCGCTCGCGGTGGAGATTGCGCGCAAGCCGCTGCCTCCGGGCACGCCGGTGCGGGTGGAGGCGCGGCCCGGTGGACGCGTGGTGGCCGTGGCCGAGCCGGCGCCGCCCTCGCCCTCCCCCACCGCGCAGCTCCTGCTGCCGTCCGCGCGCGCGGCCCCGGTGAAGCGCCGGCTGGACCGCAAGTCGCTCCTCTTCGAGATGGACCGGCTGGTGGGCAAGACGCGCGCGCTGGCGGTGTCCTCGGGCCGGCCGGAGCTGGAGACCCGGCGCGCGGCGCTGCTGGCGGAGACGCAGGCGCCCAACCTCTGGGACGACCCCACGCGCGCGGCGGAGGTCATCCGCGCCTTCCGCTCGGTGGAGGCGCACCTCAACGAGCTGGAGCGGCTGGAGGCCGCGTGCCTCTTCGCGCGGCGGCTGGTGCGCGAGGCGAAGAACGAGGTGCAGCTCGCGTCCGCGGCGAAGCAGGTGGAGGACGTGGCGCGCGAGGTGCAGATGGCCGAGGCGCTGCACGCGTCCGGTGCCACGCAGCAGGACAACGAGGCGCTGGTGGACATCTGCGCCAGCGACTCGGCGGAGGCGCAGGACGCGTGGGTGCAGGAGTTGGCCACCATGTACCTGGGCTGGGCGCAGCGGCGCGGCTACGAGGCCGTGGCGGTGGCCGAGGCGGAGGAGCCCGCGCGCGTGGTGGTGCGCATCGCCGGCCCGGGCGCATTCGGCTTCCTCGCGGGCGAGGCGGGCCTGCACCGGCGCCTGGAGGACGAGAAGCGCCAGCGCGCCTACGTGCGCGTGCACCGGGGCGGCGCGCTGTCGGACGACATCATGGAGCTGCTGGACGTGCAGGGCCGGCCGGTGAAGAGCCACGAGGGCTCCTACCTGCAGCGCGTGCGCACGGAGGTGACGGTGAAGGACGAGTCCACCGGCCGCGTGCTCACCCTCACGGGCGCGAGCGAGCTGGACGAGTTGAAGGACATCGCCGCGCGCGTGGTGGCCGGACAGGGCGGCTCCACGGACGAAGCCCGCCGCTACTACGTGGGCCGGGGTGCCCGCGTGGAGGACCCGCGCACCGGCGCCGGCAGCCCGCGCGTGAAGGACGTAATGCGCGGCGAGCTGGACGTGTTCATCGCCGCGTGGATTTCCCGCCCGCCCGCCGAGCCTCCCGCCATGGGAAGCTGA
- a CDS encoding CARDB domain-containing protein, with amino-acid sequence MKRLMPVTRATSLWLAMGWLAGCGGASPPTQEPAPGTQSSALEQYGPDLVVTEVQAPPSLRSGQSFTATVKVCNRGTEPATNYYSWPSLELYLSMDDSLSMPGPGTPPPTDQRMVGSIQVPPLDPGQCTLQTVPSYASLPQDAQGDGAFYLGAIVDVYQALNEADETNNAFVAGKVGVGYRSDLVVTDISVPASVRPGNAFTARVRVCNQGTESSSYSSQPTLELYLSLDDVLSAPGSTPGTPPPTDQRMVGSISLPTLYAGQCVTRDVNANAWLPPDAQGDGAFYLGAIVDAYQSEQELREDNNTFVSGLIGVGYRSDLIVTEVKGPVSVHHGDAFTATVKVCNQGTESTSGNNAWVELYLSMDDSIVLEQPGPGTPPLTDQRKVGSVDVPWLAAGQCATRTVNASAWLPPDAQGDGAYYLGAIVDAFQSEQELREDNNTRVAGKVGVGSRSDLVVTEVSGPTSVRSSEPFVAKVKVCNQGTESTSGWNNAQVELYLSMDTELTAPQMSGPYTPPPSDQRSIGTVSVPSLNAGQCVTRDVNAYAGLPPAAMPDGAFYLGAIVDAYQSEPELREDNNITVGGLIGVGYRSDLVVTRISAPTSVNSGNSFNATVRVCNQGTEATNGWYGSQVELYLSTDTELTAPQMSGPGMPPSDQRLIGSVSVPSLQAGQCADRTVNAVAYPPPDSQPDGAFYLGAIVDPNQSEQELREDNNTLISGLIGVGYRADLVVTAVSGPASVGNGNSFTASVTVCNQGTVPTSGWYGTRVELYLSMDRELTVPTAMGPGMPVPTDQRMIGTVDLPTLSQGQCATRTVNAYGGLPPDAMGEGAFYLAAVVDPQQSELELREDNNVFIGGLIGVGYRSDLVVTQVSGPTSVRSGEPFTATVKVCNQGTQPTSGWYGSQVELYLSMDTELTLPQTSGPYMPMPGDQRFVGSQSIPSLAAGQCASVSVNAYAGTPPDAMGEGAFYLAAVADPYQQEPELREDNNVTVGSLVGVGYRSDLVVTRISAPANVRSGEPFTASVKVCNQGTESTQGWSSTRVELYLSTDTELSFASPSAPYPSDQRMIGSLDLPSLGAGQCVTRDVNANAWLPPDAINEGPIYLGAIVDPSRNEQELREDNNVYVSGIIGVGSRPDLVVTSIIAPVSVRPGDPFTAKVKVCNQGTEATYGSWTYLELYLSMDTTLTAPPMSGPAAPPTDQRMIGAVDLPTLSAGQCVTRDVNAYAGLPPEAMGVGPAYLGAIVDTNQSVLELREDNNTFISGLIGVGDGPDLVVTEVKGPTSVRPGDNFTVTAKVCNQGTAPLGYGMWPQLEVYLSTDDTLSFPQSGNPYPTDQRMVGMDSLPPLQPGECSTRTLTGYASLPPDAQWDSALYLGAIVDVYVSVQELREDNNVLVGGLIGVGSRSDLVVTEVSGPASVRPGDSFTASVKVCNQGTESTSSPSQSRLDLYLTANESVVVPTPGGPYPQYPTEGQQLIGGVDLAPLGAGQCVTLSVPAYGSLPPGAPNVTAYHLAAVVDAYRSEQELREDNNVLVGGLIGVGNAADLVVTEVSGPPSVQRDQPFTASVKVCNQGTEPSNGFSNARLEVYLSTTSTLTMMGPGMPPYPPSNQRMVGSVDVQPLMAGQCQTLSVQASANTPPDAVMDGALYLGAIIDAARYVSELREDNNLTVGGLMGVGNLPDLVVTEVSGPSSLRNNDSFTASVKVCNQGTTPAGNPYGSEVALFISTDTTLSPMGPGPMPMDQSMVAVTQLNPLAPGQCATVSIPASAYLPPAAQGPGNYYLGAYVNQHRNEPELREDNNARADFVFAATW; translated from the coding sequence ATGAAAAGGCTGATGCCTGTAACGAGAGCCACGTCTTTGTGGCTCGCGATGGGATGGCTCGCGGGATGTGGAGGGGCAAGCCCTCCCACGCAGGAGCCGGCGCCCGGGACTCAATCGAGCGCGCTGGAGCAGTACGGTCCGGACCTGGTGGTGACGGAGGTGCAGGCCCCTCCGAGCCTCCGCAGCGGCCAGTCCTTCACGGCCACCGTGAAGGTGTGCAACCGGGGTACGGAGCCGGCGACCAACTACTACAGCTGGCCCTCGCTCGAGCTGTACCTGTCCATGGATGACAGCCTGTCGATGCCGGGCCCGGGCACGCCGCCTCCGACGGACCAGCGAATGGTGGGCTCCATCCAGGTGCCTCCGCTGGACCCGGGACAGTGCACGCTCCAGACGGTGCCGTCCTACGCGTCGCTGCCGCAGGATGCGCAGGGCGACGGCGCCTTCTACCTGGGTGCCATCGTCGACGTGTACCAGGCGCTGAACGAGGCGGACGAGACGAACAACGCCTTCGTCGCCGGCAAGGTGGGCGTGGGCTACCGCTCCGACCTGGTGGTGACGGACATCTCCGTCCCGGCGAGCGTGCGTCCCGGCAATGCCTTCACGGCCCGGGTGCGCGTGTGCAACCAGGGCACCGAGTCCTCCAGCTACTCCAGTCAGCCGACGCTGGAGCTGTACCTGTCCCTGGATGACGTCCTCTCGGCTCCGGGCTCGACGCCGGGGACACCGCCCCCGACGGACCAGCGGATGGTGGGCAGCATCAGCCTGCCGACGCTGTATGCAGGGCAGTGCGTGACGCGCGACGTGAATGCCAACGCATGGTTGCCGCCGGATGCGCAGGGCGATGGGGCCTTCTACCTGGGCGCCATCGTGGACGCGTACCAATCCGAGCAGGAACTGCGCGAGGACAACAACACCTTCGTCAGCGGCCTCATCGGCGTGGGCTACCGCTCCGACCTCATCGTCACCGAGGTGAAGGGCCCCGTCAGCGTGCACCATGGCGACGCCTTCACGGCGACGGTGAAGGTGTGCAACCAGGGCACGGAGTCCACCAGCGGCAACAACGCCTGGGTGGAGCTGTACCTGTCCATGGACGACAGCATCGTCCTGGAGCAGCCGGGGCCGGGAACGCCGCCCCTGACGGACCAGCGGAAGGTGGGCTCGGTGGATGTGCCCTGGCTGGCCGCGGGGCAGTGCGCGACGCGCACGGTGAATGCCTCGGCGTGGCTGCCGCCGGATGCGCAGGGAGATGGGGCGTACTACCTGGGCGCCATCGTGGACGCGTTCCAGTCCGAGCAGGAACTGCGCGAGGACAACAACACCCGCGTGGCCGGCAAGGTGGGCGTGGGCTCTCGCTCCGACCTCGTCGTCACCGAGGTGAGCGGCCCCACCAGCGTGCGCTCCAGTGAGCCCTTCGTCGCGAAGGTGAAGGTGTGCAACCAGGGCACGGAGTCCACCAGCGGCTGGAACAACGCGCAGGTGGAGCTGTACCTGTCCATGGACACGGAGCTCACCGCGCCGCAGATGTCGGGCCCGTACACGCCTCCGCCCTCGGACCAGCGGAGTATTGGCACGGTGAGCGTGCCGTCGCTGAACGCGGGCCAGTGCGTGACGCGCGACGTGAATGCCTACGCGGGCCTGCCGCCTGCCGCCATGCCTGACGGTGCCTTCTACCTGGGCGCCATCGTGGACGCGTATCAGTCCGAGCCGGAATTGCGCGAGGACAACAACATCACCGTGGGCGGCCTCATCGGCGTGGGCTACCGCTCCGACCTCGTGGTGACGCGCATCAGCGCTCCCACGAGCGTGAACTCTGGCAACTCCTTCAACGCCACCGTGCGCGTGTGCAACCAGGGCACGGAGGCCACCAACGGCTGGTATGGCTCGCAGGTGGAGCTGTACCTGTCCACGGACACGGAGCTCACCGCGCCGCAGATGTCGGGCCCGGGCATGCCGCCCTCGGACCAGCGACTGATTGGCTCCGTGAGCGTGCCGTCCCTGCAGGCCGGCCAGTGCGCGGACCGCACGGTGAATGCCGTCGCGTACCCGCCGCCGGACTCTCAGCCCGACGGCGCCTTCTACCTGGGCGCCATCGTGGACCCCAACCAGTCCGAGCAGGAGTTGCGCGAGGACAACAACACCTTGATCAGTGGCCTCATCGGCGTGGGCTACCGCGCCGACCTGGTGGTGACGGCGGTGAGCGGCCCGGCCAGCGTGGGGAACGGCAACTCCTTCACGGCCTCCGTGACGGTGTGCAACCAGGGCACGGTGCCCACCAGCGGTTGGTACGGCACGCGCGTGGAGCTGTACCTGTCCATGGACCGGGAGCTCACGGTGCCCACGGCGATGGGCCCGGGCATGCCGGTGCCCACGGACCAGCGGATGATTGGCACCGTGGACCTTCCGACGCTGAGCCAGGGCCAGTGCGCGACGCGCACGGTGAATGCGTACGGAGGGCTGCCTCCGGATGCGATGGGCGAGGGCGCCTTCTACCTGGCCGCCGTCGTCGACCCGCAGCAGTCCGAGCTGGAGCTGCGCGAGGACAACAACGTCTTCATCGGCGGCCTCATCGGCGTGGGCTACCGCTCTGACCTGGTGGTGACGCAGGTGAGCGGCCCGACCAGCGTGCGCAGCGGTGAGCCCTTCACGGCCACGGTGAAGGTCTGCAACCAGGGCACGCAGCCCACCAGCGGTTGGTACGGCTCGCAGGTGGAGCTGTACCTGTCCATGGACACGGAGCTGACGCTGCCGCAGACATCGGGCCCGTACATGCCGATGCCGGGCGACCAGCGCTTCGTGGGCAGCCAGTCGATTCCGTCGCTGGCCGCGGGCCAGTGCGCGAGTGTCTCGGTGAATGCGTACGCGGGCACGCCTCCGGATGCGATGGGCGAGGGCGCCTTCTACCTGGCCGCCGTCGCCGACCCGTACCAGCAGGAGCCCGAGCTGCGAGAGGACAACAACGTCACCGTGGGCAGCCTCGTCGGCGTGGGCTACCGCTCCGACCTCGTGGTGACGCGCATCAGCGCTCCCGCCAACGTGCGCAGCGGTGAGCCGTTCACGGCCTCGGTGAAGGTGTGCAACCAGGGCACGGAGTCCACCCAGGGCTGGTCCAGCACCCGCGTGGAGCTGTACCTGTCCACGGACACGGAGCTCTCGTTTGCCTCGCCGTCGGCCCCGTACCCGTCGGACCAGCGGATGATTGGGTCCCTGGACCTGCCGTCGCTGGGCGCCGGGCAGTGCGTGACGCGCGACGTGAATGCCAACGCGTGGCTGCCGCCGGACGCCATCAACGAGGGCCCCATCTACCTGGGCGCCATCGTGGACCCGTCACGCAACGAGCAGGAATTGCGTGAGGACAACAACGTCTACGTCAGCGGCATCATCGGCGTGGGCAGCCGCCCGGACCTCGTGGTGACGTCTATCATTGCGCCCGTGAGCGTGCGTCCCGGGGACCCCTTCACGGCGAAGGTGAAGGTCTGCAACCAGGGCACGGAGGCCACCTACGGCTCGTGGACCTACCTGGAGCTGTACCTGTCCATGGACACCACGCTCACGGCCCCGCCGATGTCGGGTCCGGCTGCGCCGCCCACGGACCAGCGGATGATTGGGGCCGTGGACCTGCCGACGCTGAGCGCGGGCCAGTGCGTGACGCGTGACGTGAATGCCTACGCGGGCCTGCCGCCCGAGGCCATGGGCGTGGGCCCCGCCTACCTGGGCGCCATCGTGGACACGAACCAGTCCGTGCTGGAGCTGCGAGAGGACAACAACACCTTCATCAGTGGCCTCATCGGCGTGGGGGACGGCCCCGACCTCGTGGTGACGGAGGTGAAGGGCCCCACCAGCGTGCGTCCCGGGGACAACTTCACGGTGACGGCGAAGGTGTGCAACCAGGGCACGGCGCCCCTCGGCTACGGCATGTGGCCGCAGCTGGAGGTGTACCTGTCCACGGATGACACGCTCTCGTTCCCGCAGAGCGGCAATCCCTATCCGACGGACCAGCGGATGGTGGGCATGGACAGCCTCCCGCCGCTGCAGCCGGGCGAGTGCTCCACGCGAACCCTGACCGGTTACGCGTCCCTCCCTCCGGATGCACAGTGGGACTCCGCGCTGTACCTGGGCGCCATCGTGGATGTGTACGTGTCCGTGCAGGAGCTGCGTGAGGACAACAACGTCCTCGTCGGTGGGCTCATCGGCGTGGGCAGCCGCTCGGACCTCGTCGTCACCGAGGTGAGCGGCCCCGCCAGCGTTCGGCCGGGAGACTCCTTCACCGCCTCGGTGAAGGTGTGCAACCAGGGCACGGAGAGCACGTCCTCTCCGTCTCAATCGCGGCTGGACCTGTATCTGACCGCCAATGAGTCGGTGGTCGTCCCGACGCCGGGAGGTCCGTACCCGCAGTACCCGACGGAGGGCCAGCAGCTCATCGGCGGTGTCGACCTGGCTCCGCTGGGCGCGGGCCAGTGCGTGACGCTCAGCGTGCCCGCGTACGGCAGCCTTCCTCCGGGAGCGCCCAACGTCACCGCCTACCACCTGGCCGCCGTCGTGGACGCGTACCGTTCCGAGCAGGAGCTGCGCGAGGACAACAACGTCCTCGTCGGTGGGCTCATCGGCGTGGGCAACGCGGCGGACCTCGTCGTCACCGAGGTGAGCGGGCCGCCCAGTGTGCAGCGCGACCAGCCCTTCACGGCCTCGGTGAAGGTGTGCAACCAGGGCACGGAGCCGAGCAACGGGTTCAGCAACGCGCGGCTGGAGGTGTACCTCTCCACGACGAGCACGCTGACGATGATGGGACCGGGCATGCCGCCGTATCCGCCGAGCAACCAGCGGATGGTGGGGAGCGTGGACGTGCAGCCCCTCATGGCGGGGCAGTGCCAGACGCTCTCGGTGCAGGCCTCGGCGAACACGCCTCCGGATGCGGTGATGGATGGAGCGCTCTACCTGGGCGCCATCATCGACGCGGCCCGGTACGTGAGCGAGCTGCGCGAGGACAACAACCTCACCGTGGGCGGGCTCATGGGCGTGGGCAACCTGCCGGACCTCGTCGTCACCGAGGTGAGCGGTCCTTCGAGCCTGCGCAATAACGACTCCTTCACCGCTTCCGTGAAGGTGTGCAACCAGGGCACCACGCCGGCCGGGAATCCCTACGGCTCCGAGGTAGCGCTGTTCATCTCCACGGACACGACGCTGTCGCCCATGGGGCCGGGCCCCATGCCCATGGACCAGAGCATGGTGGCCGTCACGCAGCTGAACCCGCTCGCTCCGGGACAGTGCGCGACGGTTAGCATCCCGGCCAGTGCGTACCTGCCGCCCGCGGCACAGGGGCCCGGGAACTACTACCTGGGGGCCTACGTCAACCAGCACCGCAATGAGCCCGAGCTGCGCGAGGACAACAACGCGCGGGCGGACTTCGTCTTCGCGGCGACCTGGTAG
- a CDS encoding polysaccharide deacetylase family protein, with the protein MSQSCKGLRGIVTLCLLALALPASAANPFSQGMVTITLDDGWATQYTKARPALNARNMDATYALITNALSQSWGGYMTKAQVQTLVSEGNDIASHTLTHPDLTTLSATQLTSELQDSQAWLVSNLGLASVPNFAVPYGIYNAPVLTSIKQTYASSRTVSAGRNFRDTIVYELRANDVARSVPVSTVRGWIDQALAEKSWLILVFHEFVDGTPTRDTQYKTANFTAILDYIRTRNALTVTLAQGVAMMEGRTEPDPAAGMPVYLDAMESGFANWSWATHSLDETGVVHSGSSAISFEPDGWGGLMFHHSGIDLSQYQAVELWVHGGTTGGQAVQLVLHDGVQTLGAVSLDAALGAPIAAGTWQKVTVPLSSLGITSGTLVDLYFQDASGGDQGTVYLDDISLIPL; encoded by the coding sequence ATGTCTCAGTCATGCAAGGGTTTGAGAGGAATTGTCACGCTGTGCCTGCTGGCGCTGGCGCTGCCCGCGTCCGCCGCCAATCCGTTCTCCCAGGGGATGGTCACCATCACCCTGGATGACGGCTGGGCCACGCAGTACACGAAGGCGCGCCCCGCGCTCAACGCGCGGAACATGGACGCCACCTACGCGCTCATCACCAACGCCCTGTCGCAGAGCTGGGGCGGCTACATGACGAAGGCGCAGGTGCAGACGCTCGTCTCCGAGGGCAACGACATCGCGAGCCACACGCTCACGCACCCGGATTTGACGACGCTGTCCGCCACGCAGCTCACCTCGGAGCTGCAGGACTCGCAGGCCTGGCTGGTGAGCAACCTGGGCCTGGCCTCCGTGCCGAACTTCGCGGTGCCGTATGGCATCTACAACGCCCCCGTGCTCACGAGCATCAAGCAGACCTACGCGAGCAGCCGCACGGTGAGCGCCGGCCGCAACTTCCGCGACACGATTGTGTACGAGCTGCGCGCCAATGACGTGGCGCGCTCGGTGCCGGTGAGCACGGTGCGCGGGTGGATTGACCAGGCCCTCGCCGAGAAGAGCTGGCTCATCCTCGTGTTCCACGAGTTCGTGGACGGCACGCCCACGCGCGACACGCAGTACAAGACGGCCAACTTCACGGCCATCCTCGACTACATCCGCACGCGCAACGCGCTCACCGTGACGCTGGCCCAGGGCGTGGCGATGATGGAGGGCCGCACCGAGCCGGACCCGGCGGCGGGCATGCCCGTCTACCTGGACGCGATGGAGAGCGGCTTCGCGAACTGGAGCTGGGCGACGCACTCGCTCGACGAGACGGGCGTGGTGCACTCGGGCTCCAGCGCCATCAGCTTCGAGCCGGACGGCTGGGGCGGGCTGATGTTCCACCACTCGGGGATTGATTTGTCGCAGTACCAGGCCGTCGAGCTGTGGGTGCACGGCGGCACCACGGGTGGGCAGGCCGTGCAGCTCGTGCTCCATGATGGCGTGCAGACGCTGGGCGCGGTGTCGCTGGACGCGGCGCTGGGTGCGCCCATCGCCGCGGGCACGTGGCAGAAGGTGACGGTGCCGCTCAGCAGCCTGGGAATCACCTCGGGGACGCTGGTGGACCTGTACTTCCAGGACGCGTCGGGCGGAGACCAGGGCACGGTGTACCTGGATGACATCTCGCTGATTCCGCTGTGA